The Variovorax sp. S12S4 genome includes the window CGTGAGCCGCGACCTGTGGGTCTTTTTCGGTCTGTTGGCTGTCGCGTTCCTGATCTGGGTCATCGGCCCCGTCATCGCGGTGGGCCGCTACCGGCCGTTCGAAAGCGAGTTCGTCCGCATCGTGGTCATCGCGCTGATGTTCACGATCTGGATTGCGCGGGTGCTCTACCGCAAGTGGCGCGAGCGGCGGCTCAATGCGCAACTGCTCAACCAGCTGCGCACCCCCAGCGCGAAAGAAAAGGCCGCCAAGCCCGAAGACGCACCCGAGATCAAGGAGCTGCAAAGCGGCTTCACCGATGCCACGGCCATATTGAAGAACATGCGCTTCGGCTCGGGTGCCGAAGGCAAGGCCGCGGGCCGCTTTGCCGTGTTCGACCGGCAGTACCTGTACCAGCTGCCCTGGTACATCTTCATCGGTGCGCCGGGCTCGGGCAAGACCACCGCGCTGGTCAACTCCGACCTCGACTTTCCGCTGGCCGACCAGCTCGGCAAGGCCGCGGTGCGCGGCATTGGCGGCACGCGCAACTGCGACTGGTGGTTCACCAACGAGGCGGTACTCATCGACACCGCCGGGCGCTACACCACGCACGAGAGCAACCGCGAAACCGACGAGAGCGAGTGGAAGGGCTTTCTCGACCTGCTGAAGAAGTTCAGGCCGCGCCAGCCGATCAACGGCGCGATTCTCACCATCAGCATTGCCGACCTGCCCCTGGCCGACGACGCACAGCGCGCGCGCCACGCCATGGCGCTGCGCAAGCGGCTGCTCGAGCTGCGCAACGACCTGGGCATCAACTTTCCGGTGTACGTGCTGGTTACCAAGACCGACTTGCTGGCCGGCTTCAACGAGTACTTCGGCTCGCTGGGCCGGGCCGAGCGCTCGCAGGTGTGGGGCTTTACCTTTCCCATCGACGCCAACCCGGCGGACCCGGCCAAGGCCGACCTGCGCGAGCGCTTCCACCAGGAATACAAGCTGCTCCACCAGCGCCTGGACGAGCGCCTGCCCGAGTTGCTGGCGGCCGAGCCCGACCAGATGCGCCGCGCGCAGGCCTACCTGCTGCCGCAGCAGTTCGCAAGCTTCGAGGACATCCTGGGCACCTTCCTGGCCGACGTGTTCAACCCCTCTAAATTCGAAGTCGCGCCGATGCTGCGCGGCGTGTACTTCACCAGCGGCACGCAGGAGGGCACCGCCTTCGACCGCGTGATGGGCGCCATCAAGCGCTACCTGCAGGTCAACGCGCCGCCGGCGCCGCCGCCGGGTCCTGGAAAGAGCTACTTTTTGAAGGAGCTGCTGCAGCAGGTGATCTTCCGCGACGCGGGCGTGGCCGGCACCAACCTGAGCTGGTATCGGCGCAAGCGGGCCATCGACCTGGCCGGCTACAGCCTGATCGGCGTGCTGCTGGTGGTGTTGCTGGGCGCCTGCGTGAACAGCTGGCGCAACAACAGCGACTACGTGGCCGAGGTCGACAACAACGCGAAGGCCTTCAACAAGGCCGCGGCCCGTGACGAGCTGCCGACGGTGGTCGATTCGAACAGCGACATCGCCAGCTCGCTGCTGGTGCTCGACCGGCTGCGCGACCTGCCCAAGTCGAGCCAGTTCGACATCGGCGATCCGCCGGTGAGCTACCGCTTCGGCCTTTACCAGGGCGACAAGCTGCAGGCCGCAACCGATGGCGTCTACCAGCGCGCGCTCGAAAGCGTGCTGCTGCCGCAGGCGGCCCAGCGCGTGGAGCAGGCGCTGCGCGAAGCCTCGAAGACCGATGCCGAATACAGCTACGAGGCGCTCAAGGCCTACCTCATGCTGTATGACGCCGAGCGCTACGACGCCGACTTTTTGCAGGCCTGGCTGCTTACCGACGTGGACCGCAAGATAGGCGCTGCCCTCACGCGCGAGCAGCGCGCCAACCTGGAGACGCATCTGCAGGCGCTGTTCGCGGGGCGCGTGGTGACATCGCCCTTTGCCAAGGACGACCGGCTCGTGGTCGAGACGCGCGACCGCCTGGCCGGCGTGCCGCTGGCGCAGCGATCCTATGCGCGGCTGCGGCGCATCCTGCTGCAGACCAGCCCGCCCAACGCCTTCAGCATTGCCGAGGCGGGCGGTGCCGAGTCGGCGCTGGTCATCAAGCGCGCCAGCGGCAAGCCGCTGACCGACGGCATTCCGACGCTCTTCACCTACCGCGGCTACTGGGACATCTTCGACAAGCGCATGGCCGAGACCACGCTCGCGCTCGAACAGGAAGACCGCTGGGTGCTGCAGATCCGTGCGCCGGGCATGACCGACATCACCTCGCGCGAGCTGCTGCTGCGCGAGGTGCGCCGGCTCTACCTCACCGACTACATCCGCATTTGGGACGAGTACCTGGCCGACATTCGCCTGGCCGACAGCCGCTCGCTGTTGCAGAGCATCCAGATGACGCGCGTGCTCTCGACCTCGGAGTCGCCGATGTCGCGCCTCATTCGCGGCGCAGCGCGCGAGACCGACCTGCTGCGCAACCACGACGAGGCTGCACGCAGCCTGCTCGACCAGGCGCAGAACCGCGTGGCCAGCACGCGCGAGCGCATCGAGCAGCTCATTGGCCAGCCCGACGGCAGCCAGCGCCGCAACACCGCGCCGGACCGGCCCGAGTCGCTGGTGGACAACCACTTTGCGCCGCTGCGCCGCATGGTGACGGCGCCCAAGGCGGGCGGGCAGGCGCCCATCGACGCCACCGCGGCGCTCATCAACGAGCTCTACACCTTCCTTACCGCCACCGACACCGCATTGCGCAGCGGCAACATTCCGCCGTCGGGCGACGCGGTCACCAAGGTGCAGGCGGAGGCGGGCCGCCTGCCGGTGCCGTTCCAGGGCATGCTGAACGATCTCTCGGCCACCGCGTCGTCCAAGGCCGCGGCCGTGACGCGGCAGAACATCGGTCAGAGCGCGGCGGCCACCATCGGCCAGTTCTGCAACCAGGCCATTGCGGGGCGCTATCCGTTTTCGCGCGGCTCCAACCGCGATGTGGCGGCCGGCGACTTTGCGCAGCTGTTTTCGCCGGGCGGCATGATGGACGACTTCTTCCAGAAGAACCTCGCTTCGCAGGTCGATACGTCTGTCAACCCATGGGCCTTCAAGAAGGGCGTGGACGGCAGCTCGCCGGGGCGCTCGTCGTATCTCGACTCGTTCCAGAAGGCGCAGGCGATCCGCGATGTGTTCTTTACCGGCATGGCCGGCGGACGCACGCCGTCGTTCACCATCGACATCCGGCCCGAGGACATGGACGCCGCGCTCACCCAGTTCACGCTCGACATCGACGGGCAGACGGTGCGCTATGCACATGGCCCGCAGGCGCCCAGCACCGTGAAGTGGCCCGGCCCGCGCAACAGCAACCAGGTGCGGCTGCAGGTGACCACCGCCAACGGCACGCCGGCCGGCGGCATCGTGACCGAAGGGCCGTGGGCGCTGCACCGGCTTTTCGACAAGGCCTCGGTTTCGGCCGGCCGGTCGCCCGAGTCGTTCAATGCGACCTTCGACATGCAGGGCAAGAAGGTGGTGCTGGCGGTGACCGCGAACAGCGTCTACAACCCGCTGCGGCTGAGCCAGATGAACGGCTTCTCATGCCCGGGAAAGTCGTGAGATGAACAGCGGCTTTCCTTCGCCGCACGCGTGGGTGCCGGCCGACGAGCAGATCGGCTGGTACGGCAAGCTGCCCGCGGCCGGGGACTTTCTTTATCGGCGCATGCCACGCGAGCTGCAGGCCTGGTGGGACCGCTGGATGCAGAACGGACTGGGTTCTTTCAAGCGCTGGCCCGACGCCATGACGCGGCACTACGTTGTCGCGCCAGTGTGGAACTTTGCGATTCCGGCCACCCAGGGCGTGGACGCGGTGCAGTTCGGCTGCATTGCGCCAAGCTGTGACCGGGTGGGGCGCTACTACCCCGTGTGCGTGACGGTGCAGGTGGCGGCATCGGGCTATCGGCCTTCCATGCTCGAAGGCTCGGCCGCGTGGTACTGGCAGTGCGGCACCGCCTTGCTGCAGGCCATTCGCCACAGCGTGGCGCCCGACCAGTTCGACCAGCAGGTGCTGGCTGCGGCGCACGGCGGGTTCCAGACCGCGAGCGGCGGCTCGGACGACATCCTGTCGATCCTCGGGCCTGCGGCCGGCGGCGCCGGCGCGGCGGCGCAGCAGCGGCTGGGCTGGCCCGAGCTTCCGCTGTGCTTCGATGCCTTCGGAAGCACCAGCTACTGGTGGACCAACCAGGCGGATGGCTCGCCGCTGCGCACCGCCGCGCATGGCGGGGGCCTGAACACGCCATTGTTTTCGAAGTTGTTTTCACAGGGGCATGTGCCATGGGCATGAGTAATGAGACCCCCGCCGCGGGAGGAGATGCATGACGACCAACGCCAGCAGCACCGCGCCGGCCGATCCACAGGAGCGGCCGCATCCGCTGGGCACGGGCCACAGGCTGGACGAGTTCGAGCTGCTCGAAGTGATCGGCGAAGGCGGCTTCGGCATCGTCTACCGCGCCTACGACCACTCGCTGCAGCGCGAGGTGGCCATCAAGGAATACATGCCTTCGATGCTCGCGCGCCGCGTGGGCGACGACAGCGTGCATGTGCGCTCCGACCGGCTCACCGCCACCTTCCAGGCGGGCCTGCGCAGCTTCATCAACGAGGCGCGCACCCTCGCGCAGTTCAGCCATCCGGCGCTGGTGCGGGTGCATCGCTTCTGGGAGGCGAACAGCACCGCCTACATGGCCATCCAGCTGTATCGCGGCCGCACGCTGCGCCGCCTGGCCGAGGAAGAGCCGTCGAAGATCACCGAGGCCTGGCTGCTCGGCATGCTGGGCCCGCTGCTCGGCGCGCTCGAAACGCTGCATCGCAGCCAGTGCTTTCACCGCGACATCGCGCCCGACAACATCTTCATCCAGCAGGACGACCTGCCGGTGCTGCTCGACTTCGGCGCGGCGCGCAAGTCGATTGCCGACCTGGTCGACGAAGTGGCGGTGATGGTGAAGTCGGGCTATTCGCCCATCGAGCAGTACGCCGACGACAACACGTTGCTGCAGGGCGCGTGGACCGATCTTTATGCGCTCGGCGCCGTGCTGTACCGCGCGGTCACGGGGAATCCGCCGCCTTCGGCCGTGGTGCGCAGCGTGCAGGACGCGTATGTGCCGCTGTCTTCGCTCGGCCGCAGCGACCTGAGCCCGGCGTTCTGCGCCGCGGTCGACCACACGCTGGCGGTGCACAGCAAGGACCGCACGCAAACCGTGGCGGCGTTCGCGGCCGAGCTGGGCCTGGCCAAGCTCGGCGACACCTATGTGAGCGGGCTGGCGGCGCCGACGGTGATTGTTCCTCCACCTGCCAAGGGCGCGCCCGCGGTGGTGCAGGAGCCGCAAAGGGCAGCACCCGCACCGGCACCGGCACCCGCCGTTGTGAAGGAGACCGCTGCATTGGCCGGCACGGTACGCGCCGAAGCCGCCTCGCCCGAACCGGTCAAGCCCAGGCCGCCGCAGCCCGAGGCCAGCCCGGAGCGGGCTCCCGTGCCCCCACCCAAGGCCGCCGCACCGCGCGAAACCGCCCCCGCGCGCGCGGCAACGGCCGCTGCCAAGCCGCCGTCTTCGCCCGCCAGGAAATCGTCGCAGCCGCCATGGAAGCTGGTCGGCGTGCTGGTGATCGCACTGGTGGCCGTGGGCGGCTGGATCGGCCTGCACCTGAGTTCCGGCCGGCAGGAAACATCGACCGCCATGGTGCCGGTGCCTCCGCCTTCGGGGCCGATGTCTGCCGATGCGCCACCCCCAGCCGTGCCGCCAGGCGAAAGCGCGCCGGGTGGCAACGTGGCGACCGCACCTGGTGGCGCCACGCCGCCCGCGCCGGCGGCCAGTGTGCCGGCCGGTTCGTTGACGCCGCTGGACAACGTGCCGGTGATTGCACCCGCACCTGCGGCGCCTCCCACGGCGGCCGTGCCGCCCACGGCCACCACACCGGCTACACCGACCACGCCGCCGGAGCCCGCTCTTGCCACCTCCGAAGTCGAAGACTGGAACCTGGCCCAGGCCGAGAACACGCGCGAAGGCTACGAGGCTTACCTGCGCCGGTACCGCCGCGGCCTGCATGCACGCGAGGCGCGCAACGCCATCGCCGAGCTGAACCGGCTCTCGCCCACCATCCCCGCAGCCCCCGGCACCACGCCGACCAATGCGGTTCCCACCGTGGTGGCTGGTGGCGCCACGCCGCCTGCGCCGCCGGCCGCTCCGCCCGGCAACGGGCGCGTGGTGCTCAACATCCGTCCCTGGGGCCAGGTGTTCGTCGACGGTGCCGACCGCGGCGTGAGCCCGCCGCTCAAGTCACTGTCGCTGCGGCCAGGCATCTACAACATCGAAGTGCGCAACGGCGACCTCGATGCGTACCGGCAGCGCGTGACGGTGCAGGACAGCCGCTCGGCGCCTGTGGTCAGCCACGAGTTCAAGTAGCAGGCGTGCCCGGCACGCGGCGCCAGCGCTGCGCGCCGACCAGTGCCAGCACCGCGATGACGCTGGCCGCCAGCAGCACCCAGAGGCCCAGCGTGTAGCCGGTGCCCGGCTGCCACAGCACGCCGAGCATCAGCGGCGCCGGGGCACGGGCGACGGCGCTCGGCAGGCCCAGCGCACCGTTGAGCGTGGCGACGTGATCGCGGTTCACGTATTGAGCAATCGCGGTGCCCTTCACGATGGTGAGCATGCCGTTGCCCATGCCGTAGAAAAACACGAACAGCAGCGCCGCGCCCGGATGGCCCGCGCCCGCAAGCAATGCGAGCAGGCCGAGCGGAATCAGGCAAGGAATCAGCCGGTTCGCCAGATGCAGGTCGAAGTGGTGCTCGAAGAAATAAAGTAACGCGCGCCCCAGCACCTGCACCAGCCCGATGCTCGCGGGCACGGCAATGGCCCACGATTCGCTGAGCCCCGCGCCGCGCAGCAGGCTCACCATGTGCGGCGGCAACGCGGCCGTGACCGCCATCAGCAACACGGTGAAAACGCCCACCAGCAGGAACGGGGCGGTGCGCATGTAGTGGCTGGCGGGCGCAACGGCCGCGGCTTCGCCTGCGCGGGGCCGCCCGGCTTTCGAACCCGCCGCGGGAGCGGGCGCATGCCGCAGCACCCGCGCATGCAGCGGCGCGCAAATGAAAAGGTGAATGGCCGCGAGCACCCACAGCGCGTGCCGCCAGCCCAGCTCCGCAATGAGCCAGGCCACCAGCGGAATGAACACCGTGCTGGCCAGCCCGCCGAGAAAAGTCAGCGTGATGATCGCGCGGCGAAAGTCATGCGGAAAGCGCCGCGTGACGATGGAGAACGCAGGGCTGTAGAGCGTGGCCGCCAGCCCCGCGCCGAGCAGCGTCCAGGCCGCGTAGAAGCCCAGGGCGCTGTGCACCATGCTCTGGAGCAGTAGGCCGGCCACGATGACCAGCGAGCCGCCCGTCATTACCGCCCGCTCATGGCCGCGGTCGATCCAGCGGCCCACCGGCCATGCCAGTGCGCCTTCGGCCAGCAGCGCAAGGCTGAACGCCAGCGACGACTGCGCCCGGCTCAATCCCAGCTCGCGTTCGACCGGCTCCATCAGCAGCGCGAAGCCATAGAAGACGCTGCCCCAGGTGATGAGCTGGCCGAGCGAAAGCCAGCCCACCATGCGGCGGTTGTAGAGCGTGGGGGCGGGTGGGTTCACTGCCTGTCAATTTCGCAAACCCCGACGGTACTGCACCGCCTCCGCCACGTGGGGAGGATCACGGATTCGGAGCCGGGCACCTTGTCATGCACGGGCCGTAACCAGCCTGAAGTCTGGCCATTGCGGATCGCGAGAAACAGCTGGACCAGATGAGGGGCCTCAGGTTCGCAATTGCCGAACGTCAGGATCCGCGTGTCGCATTACGGCGCTCTTGTGCGCCCGCATCCGGGGCGCGTCCTATCGAGGAGATAGCTTGTGCGCCGCTTTCCGGAATCAAAGATCCTGTCGTCGCTTGCACGCTTTGCGACCAATCCACGCATCTCTGAATGCAGGCTCGAGCGGCAAAAGCGTTGATGAGCCTGCGGTTATTTCCGAAACCGTCAGCGCACACTGCATGCCTAGAACTCGCCCATTCAGCACGTATTGCGCACCTGCCGTCGTCGCATGAAATGAAGCAGACACATTGCACGTCATCACCCCGGAATCACGGGCGTAGCCGATGAGGATGTCCTTGTTTATCGGGATCTTGTACCTGACCTCACTGCGCTCTTGAGTGGCTGGCTCGGGTTTGACGAAGTTGCCACAGCCTTGTTCGTTCGCGATTGCGAAATTCAATGTCGTGGAGCCGACGCTTCCTGGCCGCCAACTCGTGATTCTTGAAGGGACAACCAGTGTCGCGAATGGTTGTCCATCTTCGACAGGTACGTATGGTGCGAACGACGCGCAGCCACCCAGCAAAGCGGCCATCACGGTGGTCAAGACTTGTTTCAAGCGATCTCCGCTAAGCAGTTGCATTCCATTTACACAATCGATTGTGGCGAATCATTATTGGGATCAGTTTTTCAACCCCCGACGGTACTGCACAGCCTCCGCCACATGCACAGCCTGCACCGATTCGGCGCCGGCCAGGTCGGCGACCGTGCGCGCCACCTTGAGCGCGCGGTGCGTGCTGCGCGCCGACCAGCCGAGCTTGGCTGCGGCGTTGACCATGAACTTGCGCGCGGCCTCGTCCAGCGCGGCGTGCTGGTCGATGGCGCCGGCCTGCAGTGCCTGGTTCGGGCTGCCTTGGCGCTGCACCGCAAAGTTGCGCGCGGCGACCACGCGGGCGCGGATGCTGCCGGTCGCCTCGCCGGCCGGCGCACCGAGCAGTTGGTGCGCCGATACCGCGGGCACTTCGATGTGCAGGTCGATGCGATCGAGCAGAGGGCCGCTGAGCTTGCTCTGGTAGCGCGAAACCTGGTGTAGGGATTCAGAATTAGACAACCCGGCGCTTAAGAAAAATCAGGCACTTACGCAGTAAGTGTGAGTTTGCAGTTCGGTCTGCGCTTCAAAGTTAGCTGGCTTTTCCCATCGGCGGATCAAAGTTACTTGCCCCCTGATTACGGGGTAAGTTGAAGAGTGACGGCATTCAGCAGCAAAGCGATTCCTGAATGATTTTCTCCTCACCCTAACGGTGCAGAGCACTGTCGAGATGCAGCGCATGCCGCACAAGTGAAATCCAAGGGTGCTGTATTCGCCGATCTCTGACCGACTTCACCTGGTCTGGCGTGCAGCGGCAGGCTTTCAGCGCCGAACCCTGGTAGCCGCAAGGGCAGGGGTTCATGGCCGCGATGAGCTGGAAGCGCGCGGGAAACTCGGCGCGCCGGGCGGCCCGCGCAATGGTGATGGTGCCGGTTTCGAGCGGCTCGCGCAGCGCCTCGAGGGCGGACCTTGCGAACTCCGGAAACTCGTCGAGAAAGAGAACGCCGTGGTGCGCCTGCGAGATTTCGCCCGGCCGCGGAGGGGAGCCGCCGCCCACCAGCGCCACCGCGCTGGACGTGTGGTGCGGCGCAGAGGTCGGCCGGCTCATCCATCGCTCGGTCGAAAAGCTGCCGCCCAGGCTGGCGACCGCCGCGGTCTCCAGCGCCTCGTCGATGCTCATGGGCGGCAGCAGCCCGGCAAAGCGCTGCGCCAGCATCGACTTGCCCGAGCCCGGCTCGCCGACCATCAGCAGGCTGTGCCCGCCGGCGGCGGCAATTTCCAGCGCGCGCTTGGCACTCGCATGGCCTTTCACGTCGGCCAAGTCGGCATACAGGGGCGCGGCGCCGGCCGCCGCGGCGTGGATGCGGGCCCAGCCGTCCGCACTGGGCGGCACGGCCGGTTCGGACGACTGCGCCGCGGCACCTTCGGGCATGAAGCGCTGCACCACATCGAGCAGGTGCCTGGCGCCGTACACCTCGCCGCCGGGCACCAGGGCCGCTTCTTTTGCGCTTTCGGTAGGCAGCACCAGCCGTGTCGCGATGCCGCGGGTGTGCAGCGCAAGCGCCATGGCCAGCGCGCCGCGCACGGGCCGGAGCTCGCCTGAAAGGGAGAGCTCGCCGGCAAACTCGTGCCCCGCGAGGCCGGCGGCCTGGATCTGCCCGCTGGCGGCCAGGATGCCGAGCGCAATGGGCAGGTCGAACCGGCCGGAGTCCTTGGGCAGGTCTGCCGGCGCCAGGTTGACTGTGATCCGTTTGTTATTCGGAAACTCGAGGCCGGCGTTCTGGATGGCCGAGCGCACGCGCTCGCGCGCTTCCTTGACTTCGGTTTCGGCCAGCCCGACCAGCGTAAAACTGGGCAGGCCGTTCGCCAGATGCACCTCGACCGTGACACTGGCCGCTTCCAGCCCAAGCAAAGCGCGGCTTTGCACCAAAGACAAGCTCATTCTTATTACTCTCCCCATTATGGTGCGCCCGTTTTTGGTCGGGCTTGTGCACCGCGGCGCCCGGAAGGGCGTCGCACCTGAACACTCTTGTAACTTTTCAAGCGGATTGCGGATGACGGGCCGCCGCCTCTCGGCTGGAAGAACGAGCACTTTGGCACGCTCCCTGCTATGAGACGGTGTCCCCCAACTATCCAACCAACTCCGAGGAGTCTCGATGATGCACCGTAAATTCGCCCAGGCAGTGGCCGTGGCCGGCCTTGCAGTCCTGCCGATGCTGGCGAGCGCCCAGCTCTCGGGGAATGTGGCCCTGACCAGCAACTACAAGTTCCGCGGCCAGGACCAGGACATGATCGGGAACAACGACTACGCCAAGACCAAGGGCTTCAAGCCCGCCATCCAGGGCGGCTTCGACTACGCCTTCGGCGAAAGCGGCTTCTATGTGGGCAACTGGAACTCCAGCGTCAACTGGCTCCAGGGCAACAGCATCGAGAGCGACCTCTACGGCGGCTACAAGTTCAAGGCCGGCCCGTTCGACCTGGACGTGGGCGCGCTGACCTACATCTACCCGGGCAACTCCATCGGCAACACCACCGAGCTGTACGGCGCGGGCACCTGGGCCGACGAAGCCATCGGCTCGTTCACCCTGAAGTACTCGCACACGGTCTCCAAGGACTACTTCGGCTACGCCGGCTACAAGTCGGGCTCGGGCCTGAAGGGCCGCAACACCGGCTACCTGAACCTGGCCTATAGCAAGGAAATCGTGCCCAAGCTCACGCTGAAGGCGGCCGTGGGCTACACGCACATGTCCAGCGACATCCGCAGCCTGGGCTACAAGAGCTACGTGGACTACAACGTGGGCGTGTCGTATGACTTCGGCAACGGCCTGGCACTGGCCGGCTCGGTGCAGGGCGCCAACAAGAAGAGCTCTTACCTCGCGCTGAGCAACCCGGGCGTGGACTTCGGCTTCGGCCCGATCGGCGAGCAGTACTACTCGCCCAACAAGGCGCGCTTCATCGTTACGCTCAGCAAGACCCTGTAAGCAGGCACAAGAACAAGGTGCGGCCCAAGCTGCCGCACCATTCATCCATCCAAGAAGGAGAAAGTCATCATGAAGCTGGTCACAGCCATCATCAAACCGTTCAAGCTCGACGAAGTGCGCGAAGCACTGTCGGCCATCGGCGTGCAAGGCATCACGGTCACAGAGGTCAAGGGATTCGGTCGCCAGAAGGGCCACACCGAGCTGTACCGCGGCGCCGAGTACGTGGTCGACTTCCTGCCCAAGGTCAAGATCGAAGCGGCGGTGTCCGACGACCTCGTCGACCGCGTGATCGAAGCCGTCGAAGGCGCTGCCCGCACCGGCAAGATCGGCGACGGCAAGATTTTTGTCTACAACCTCGAGCAGGTCGTTCGCATCCGCACCGGTGAAACCGGCCGCGAAGCCCTCTGATCAGCCCGGAAAAAAACAACCATGAAAAAACTGCTTGTTTCTCTTGCGCTCGGCTTGAGCGTGCTCGCTGCCGGCACCGCCTCGTTCGCACAGGCGCCGGCGGCTGAAGCGCCGGCTGCCACGGCACCGGCTGCAACCGCCCCGGCTCCCGCTGCAGCCCCCGCGGCCGCGGCACCTGCCGCCGCCCCCGCTGCTGCTGCCGAAGCAGCACCCGCCGCGGCTCCCGCTCCTTCGTTCAACAAGGGTGACACCAGCTGGATGATGCTGTCCACGCTGCTCGTCATCATGATGACCATTCCCGGCCTGGCGCTGTTCTACGGCGGCCTGGTCCGCAGCAAGAACATGCTGTCGGTGCTCATGCAGGTGATGGTCACCTTCTCGCTGATCGTCGTGCTGTGGCTCATCTATGGCTACAGCCTGGCGTTCACCGAGGGGAATGCCTTCATCGGCGGCTTCGACCGGCTCTTCATGAAGGGCGTGTTCGATCCGGCCACCGGCGTGTTCGCGCCCGGCGCCACCTTCAGCAAGGGTGTGTACATCCCCGAGCTGCTGTTCGCCGCCTTCCAGGCCACGTTCGCCGGCATCACCTGCTGCCTGATCGTGGGTGCCTTTGCAGAGCGCGCCAAGTTCTCGGCCGTGCTGCTGTTCATGGTGATCTGGTTCACCTTCAGCTATGCGCCGCTGGCCCACATGGTCTGGTTCTGGCTTGGCCCTGACGCCTACACCGCCGCCAACGTGGTGGATGCCAACAACGCCAAGGCCGGCCTGATCTGGCAATGGGGCGCGCTCGACTTCGCGGGCGGCACCGTGGTGCACATCAATGCAGCCGTTGCAGGCCTGGTCGGCGCGTACGTCATCGGCAAGCGCGTCGGCTACGGCAAGGAAGCCTTCACGCCTCACTCGCTCACGCTCACCATGGTCGGCGCCTCGCTGCTGTGGGTCGGCTGGTTCGGCTTCAACGCAGGTTCGGCCCTCGAAGCCGGCACCAGCGCCGTGCTCGCCTTCATGAACACCTTTACCGCCACCGCAGCCGCCGTGCTTGCATGGTGCATCGGTGAAGCGCTGATGCGCGGCAAGGCCTCGATGCTGGGTGCCGCTTCGGGCGCCGTTGCAGGCCTCGTGGCCATCACCCCGGCCGCCGGCAATGTCGGCCTGATGGGCGCCATCATCATCGGCTTCATCGCCGGCTTCGCCTGCCTCTGGGGCGTCAACGGCCTCAAGAAGCTGCTCGGCGCGGACGACTCGCTCGACGTGTTCGGCGTGCACGGTGTCGGCGGTATCGTCGGCGCGCTGCTCACCGGCGTGTTCAACACCCAGGCTCTCGGCGGCCCCGGCCTCGTGGGCGACTGGGTCACGGCCAGCATCGTCTCCAACGGCATCGGTGCGCAGGTCTGGATTCAGCTCAAGGGCGTGCTGCTGACCATCGTCTGGTCTGGCGTGGTGGCGTTCATCGCCTTCAAGATCGCCGACCTCACCATCGGCCTGCGTGTGTCGGAAGAAGAAGAGCGCGAAGGCCTCGACATCTCCTCGCACGGCGAGACCGCATACAACAGGTAACCCCCAGTCTTCGCGCACTTCGTGTCGCTTCGCCAACCCCTGCTGGGGGCAACACCAGAGGCCCGGCAAAGCCGGTTCCTCGGTGTTTCACGAAAGAGGCATACGAAGCGCGGGCTGGTGGTGAGAAGAAGAAAAACAGGAACAATTTTCAGCAAGGTCTCCTTTGGATGTTCAGCCCGCGAGCGCTTCGGCGTCAGCGGGCTTTTTTTGGCCTTCGGGGAGCGGATGCACAATGCCGGGATCATGTGGACCACCCTCGAAGACAGCCTTTGCGAGCTCGGCGAATCG containing:
- the tssM gene encoding type VI secretion system membrane subunit TssM, translated to MLRAIFRFLVSRDLWVFFGLLAVAFLIWVIGPVIAVGRYRPFESEFVRIVVIALMFTIWIARVLYRKWRERRLNAQLLNQLRTPSAKEKAAKPEDAPEIKELQSGFTDATAILKNMRFGSGAEGKAAGRFAVFDRQYLYQLPWYIFIGAPGSGKTTALVNSDLDFPLADQLGKAAVRGIGGTRNCDWWFTNEAVLIDTAGRYTTHESNRETDESEWKGFLDLLKKFRPRQPINGAILTISIADLPLADDAQRARHAMALRKRLLELRNDLGINFPVYVLVTKTDLLAGFNEYFGSLGRAERSQVWGFTFPIDANPADPAKADLRERFHQEYKLLHQRLDERLPELLAAEPDQMRRAQAYLLPQQFASFEDILGTFLADVFNPSKFEVAPMLRGVYFTSGTQEGTAFDRVMGAIKRYLQVNAPPAPPPGPGKSYFLKELLQQVIFRDAGVAGTNLSWYRRKRAIDLAGYSLIGVLLVVLLGACVNSWRNNSDYVAEVDNNAKAFNKAAARDELPTVVDSNSDIASSLLVLDRLRDLPKSSQFDIGDPPVSYRFGLYQGDKLQAATDGVYQRALESVLLPQAAQRVEQALREASKTDAEYSYEALKAYLMLYDAERYDADFLQAWLLTDVDRKIGAALTREQRANLETHLQALFAGRVVTSPFAKDDRLVVETRDRLAGVPLAQRSYARLRRILLQTSPPNAFSIAEAGGAESALVIKRASGKPLTDGIPTLFTYRGYWDIFDKRMAETTLALEQEDRWVLQIRAPGMTDITSRELLLREVRRLYLTDYIRIWDEYLADIRLADSRSLLQSIQMTRVLSTSESPMSRLIRGAARETDLLRNHDEAARSLLDQAQNRVASTRERIEQLIGQPDGSQRRNTAPDRPESLVDNHFAPLRRMVTAPKAGGQAPIDATAALINELYTFLTATDTALRSGNIPPSGDAVTKVQAEAGRLPVPFQGMLNDLSATASSKAAAVTRQNIGQSAAATIGQFCNQAIAGRYPFSRGSNRDVAAGDFAQLFSPGGMMDDFFQKNLASQVDTSVNPWAFKKGVDGSSPGRSSYLDSFQKAQAIRDVFFTGMAGGRTPSFTIDIRPEDMDAALTQFTLDIDGQTVRYAHGPQAPSTVKWPGPRNSNQVRLQVTTANGTPAGGIVTEGPWALHRLFDKASVSAGRSPESFNATFDMQGKKVVLAVTANSVYNPLRLSQMNGFSCPGKS
- the tagF gene encoding type VI secretion system-associated protein TagF, producing the protein MNSGFPSPHAWVPADEQIGWYGKLPAAGDFLYRRMPRELQAWWDRWMQNGLGSFKRWPDAMTRHYVVAPVWNFAIPATQGVDAVQFGCIAPSCDRVGRYYPVCVTVQVAASGYRPSMLEGSAAWYWQCGTALLQAIRHSVAPDQFDQQVLAAAHGGFQTASGGSDDILSILGPAAGGAGAAAQQRLGWPELPLCFDAFGSTSYWWTNQADGSPLRTAAHGGGLNTPLFSKLFSQGHVPWA
- a CDS encoding serine/threonine protein kinase yields the protein MTTNASSTAPADPQERPHPLGTGHRLDEFELLEVIGEGGFGIVYRAYDHSLQREVAIKEYMPSMLARRVGDDSVHVRSDRLTATFQAGLRSFINEARTLAQFSHPALVRVHRFWEANSTAYMAIQLYRGRTLRRLAEEEPSKITEAWLLGMLGPLLGALETLHRSQCFHRDIAPDNIFIQQDDLPVLLDFGAARKSIADLVDEVAVMVKSGYSPIEQYADDNTLLQGAWTDLYALGAVLYRAVTGNPPPSAVVRSVQDAYVPLSSLGRSDLSPAFCAAVDHTLAVHSKDRTQTVAAFAAELGLAKLGDTYVSGLAAPTVIVPPPAKGAPAVVQEPQRAAPAPAPAPAVVKETAALAGTVRAEAASPEPVKPRPPQPEASPERAPVPPPKAAAPRETAPARAATAAAKPPSSPARKSSQPPWKLVGVLVIALVAVGGWIGLHLSSGRQETSTAMVPVPPPSGPMSADAPPPAVPPGESAPGGNVATAPGGATPPAPAASVPAGSLTPLDNVPVIAPAPAAPPTAAVPPTATTPATPTTPPEPALATSEVEDWNLAQAENTREGYEAYLRRYRRGLHAREARNAIAELNRLSPTIPAAPGTTPTNAVPTVVAGGATPPAPPAAPPGNGRVVLNIRPWGQVFVDGADRGVSPPLKSLSLRPGIYNIEVRNGDLDAYRQRVTVQDSRSAPVVSHEFK